A portion of the Granulosicoccus antarcticus IMCC3135 genome contains these proteins:
- a CDS encoding FliH/SctL family protein translates to MFRVLSEDESKNVVRWQAPDLKGTVPVANTRQVATPVRLSETMAASDLLREVNAKRAGGQPEFQQASQGGAAAGNPGRQSGSLPLTNPSAGMLQNSYDEGHAHGYAEGNAALHQESVKQLQTLVDSLGKPALQVPDRMLEQEVIGLAMDIAKMLVKREVEIDPEALASLVRAGMEQLPHAAKSDVSVHLHPMDANVLRELTIQPEGVEFKDDVNLQRGDCRIVSNASTVHCGVDNWLEVMGAELGLLPVPVAQD, encoded by the coding sequence ATGTTTAGAGTTCTTTCTGAAGACGAATCGAAGAATGTCGTTCGCTGGCAAGCTCCGGATCTGAAAGGAACCGTTCCAGTGGCCAACACTCGTCAGGTTGCCACACCGGTGAGATTGAGCGAAACCATGGCAGCAAGCGACTTGCTGCGTGAGGTTAATGCGAAGCGGGCAGGTGGCCAGCCAGAGTTTCAACAGGCAAGCCAGGGTGGGGCTGCTGCGGGTAACCCGGGACGGCAGTCCGGCAGTCTGCCATTGACAAACCCGTCAGCAGGCATGCTGCAGAACAGTTATGACGAAGGCCATGCACACGGTTACGCAGAAGGTAATGCAGCTCTGCATCAGGAATCCGTCAAGCAATTGCAGACATTGGTTGACTCGCTTGGAAAACCTGCCCTGCAAGTGCCTGACAGGATGCTCGAGCAGGAAGTGATCGGTCTGGCTATGGATATTGCAAAGATGCTTGTAAAGCGGGAAGTGGAAATTGATCCTGAAGCCTTGGCATCGCTGGTTCGTGCAGGGATGGAACAGTTACCCCACGCTGCTAAAAGTGATGTGAGTGTGCACCTTCATCCAATGGATGCAAACGTTCTCAGAGAACTGACGATTCAACCCGAAGGGGTAGAGTTCAAGGATGACGTCAATCTCCAACGGGGTGACTGTCGCATCGTGTCGAATGCAAGTACGGTGCACTGTGGTGTCGACAACTGGCTTGAGGTTATGGGGGCAGAGTTGGGATTGTTACCTGTGCCGGTAGCTCAGGATTGA
- the fliE gene encoding flagellar hook-basal body complex protein FliE, whose amino-acid sequence MNSSIDTNSLLLQLRAMARDAGIPSTDKPSSELTLGADRIEFSKVLENSVQQVNGRSIEATQLRESFEAGNPNVELADVMIAAQKARISFEALTQVRNKMVAAYKEIMSMPL is encoded by the coding sequence ATGAATAGCTCAATAGACACAAATTCTCTTTTACTGCAACTTAGGGCGATGGCTCGAGATGCGGGTATTCCTTCGACTGACAAACCGTCGTCAGAGCTCACGCTCGGTGCCGACAGGATCGAGTTTTCCAAGGTGTTGGAGAACTCAGTTCAACAAGTGAACGGTCGCAGCATTGAAGCAACGCAGCTGCGTGAATCGTTTGAAGCTGGCAACCCGAATGTAGAGCTGGCAGATGTAATGATCGCAGCGCAGAAGGCGCGTATTTCCTTTGAGGCCTTGACGCAGGTTCGTAACAAGATGGTTGCGGCCTACAAGGAAATCATGAGTATGCCTTTGTGA
- the fliG gene encoding flagellar motor switch protein FliG: MAEADKKDGAAKPEASPEKAPMSGSCQAAILLMALGEEEAAGVLQHMKPAEVQALGEAMGAINGVTQEQIGTTLDQFVNRVRNESSLGLESANYFKSTLTRALGKDKAISVLSRMQPTEDDQGLTALKWMDPRVVAKIIRNEHPQIMATVLSQLSREQAGQVLDMLPEELRTDVVMRIVRLDKLHPAALSDLNDVIQELFESNATIELSGLGGVQVAAEILNGVSKNSEEFILAAIEAADSEIVEQIKEGMFIFENLLNVSDRDTQTMLRDLSNDDLIIALKGASEELQTKIFRNMSSRAAELLRDDLDAKGPVKLSDVQAAQRAILVTAKQLADDGKISLGGKGDDYV; the protein is encoded by the coding sequence ATGGCTGAAGCGGACAAAAAAGACGGAGCCGCCAAACCGGAGGCTTCCCCTGAAAAGGCGCCGATGAGTGGCTCCTGCCAAGCCGCTATCCTGTTGATGGCGTTAGGCGAGGAGGAGGCTGCTGGTGTGCTTCAGCATATGAAACCTGCTGAAGTACAGGCGCTTGGTGAGGCCATGGGAGCGATCAATGGTGTTACTCAGGAGCAGATAGGTACAACGCTGGATCAATTCGTTAATCGTGTCCGCAACGAATCCTCGCTTGGCCTGGAATCCGCAAATTATTTCAAATCCACTCTTACGCGCGCGCTTGGCAAAGACAAGGCAATCAGTGTGCTTTCACGCATGCAGCCAACGGAAGATGACCAGGGACTGACGGCGCTCAAATGGATGGATCCCAGAGTCGTAGCGAAAATCATACGCAACGAACATCCGCAAATCATGGCAACTGTTCTGAGCCAGCTGTCACGTGAGCAGGCAGGACAAGTACTGGATATGTTACCCGAGGAGTTGCGCACCGATGTGGTAATGCGGATTGTCAGGCTGGATAAGCTCCATCCTGCTGCGCTTTCCGATCTGAATGATGTGATTCAGGAATTGTTTGAAAGCAATGCAACGATCGAGCTGTCAGGACTTGGCGGCGTACAGGTTGCGGCAGAGATTCTCAATGGGGTATCCAAGAATTCGGAAGAGTTCATTCTGGCAGCGATAGAGGCTGCTGATTCTGAAATCGTGGAACAGATCAAAGAAGGTATGTTCATTTTCGAGAACCTGCTTAACGTCAGTGACCGTGATACTCAGACAATGTTGCGAGACTTGTCCAACGATGATCTTATCATCGCGCTCAAGGGAGCTTCAGAGGAGCTGCAAACCAAGATATTTCGAAATATGTCGTCACGTGCTGCAGAGTTGCTGCGTGATGATCTTGATGCAAAAGGGCCAGTCAAGCTTTCGGATGTTCAAGCGGCTCAGCGCGCCATTCTTGTAACTGCCAAGCAACTTGCGGACGATGGCAAGATTTCACTGGGTGGAAAGGGAGATGATTATGTTTAG
- the rpoB gene encoding DNA-directed RNA polymerase subunit beta yields the protein MAFSFTEKKRIRKDFGKRAPILEVPYLLQTQLDSYRNFLQEDKDADNRAEVGLHGAFNSVMPIISYSGNVELHYVSYRLGKPAFDERECKIRGLTFAAPLRVLARLIIYDKTAPASSKVVKDIKEQEVFMGELPLMTGNGTFIINGTERVIVSQLHRSPGVFFDHDRGKTHSSGKLLFSARIIPYRGSWLDFEFDPKDCVFARIDRRRKLPATIVLRALGYETSDILENFFETHKISLSKTKIEMELVPERLRGETAAFDIKAGKEVVVETGRPISARHVRVLEQANIKKLEIPADYLVGKILFHDIVDPETGELLAEANAELTAELVEQIHDAGIKKIEVLYVNDLDRGPFISNTLRIDPTRTQLEAQVEIYRMMRPGEPPTKEAAQNLFNNLFFEPDRYDLSPVGRMKFNRRLMREETTGPGTLDKEDIQAVMQVLIDIRNGNGTVDDIDHLGNRRIRSVGEMAENVFRVGLVRVERAVRERLGMVESEGLMPQDIINAKPVAAAVKEFFGSSQLSQFMDQNNPLSEVTHKRRISALGPGGLTRERAGFEVRDVHPTHYGRVCPIETPEGPNIGLINSLAVYARTNNFGFLETPYVKIVNGKATDKIEYLSAIEEGNYIIAQANTELDAEGKLISDLVSVRTNNEFTMSRPEQVEFMDVSPKQIVSVAAALIPFLEHDDANRALMGSNMQRQAVPTLRAEKPLVGTGIERIVAVDSGSAVVAKRGGKVDSVDAARIVVRVHDAEAETGAGGVDIYTLTKYTRSNQNTCINQRPLVRPGDQIERGDVLADGPSTDMGELALGQNMLVAFMPWNGYNYEDSILISERVVQEDRFTTIHIEELTSVARDTKLGPEDITADIPNVSEGLLSKLDESGIVYVGAEVKPNDILVGKVTPKGETQLTPEEKLLRAIFGEKASDVKDTSLRVPPGMDGTVIDVRVFTRDGVDKDMRAQQIEREGLKQVRNDIDDETRIIENDIYERIEKLIVDKEVDKGPEGLKSGDRITSEYLQNLERDKWFQISMRDEELNVQLEKIGQSIADHREAFEQRFLEQKEKITSGDDLAPGVLKMVKVYLAVKRRLQPGDKMAGRHGNKGVISMIVPTEDMPYSADGAPVDICLNPLGVPSRMNVGQVLEMHLGWAAKGLGHKINRMIKAQQAVSDLREFLEKIYNHEGASQHVDIASLTDEEIKELANNLVRGVPMATPVFDGASEKEIRQMLALADLPESGQAHLFDGRTGDSFERPVSVGYMHMLKLNHLVDDKMHARSTGPYSLVTQQPLGGKAQFGGQRFGEMEVWALEAYGAAYTLREMLTVKSDDVKGRNTMYKNIVDGDHRMDAGMPESFNVLLKEIRSLGINIELEQDH from the coding sequence ATGGCCTTTTCGTTCACTGAAAAAAAACGTATCCGTAAGGATTTTGGAAAGCGCGCTCCAATCCTTGAGGTGCCGTACCTGCTGCAAACGCAGCTGGACTCCTACCGCAACTTCCTTCAGGAAGATAAAGACGCGGATAATCGTGCTGAAGTAGGCCTGCATGGCGCCTTCAACAGTGTGATGCCCATTATCAGTTATTCTGGTAATGTCGAGCTGCATTACGTCAGCTATCGACTGGGCAAACCTGCTTTTGACGAGCGGGAATGTAAAATTCGTGGTTTGACTTTCGCGGCACCACTTCGAGTGCTCGCGCGTCTGATCATTTATGACAAGACCGCTCCTGCCAGCAGTAAAGTCGTCAAAGACATCAAGGAGCAGGAAGTATTCATGGGTGAATTGCCACTCATGACAGGTAATGGAACTTTCATTATCAATGGTACTGAACGCGTAATCGTTTCTCAGTTGCATCGATCACCTGGTGTGTTTTTTGACCACGATCGCGGCAAGACGCATTCATCGGGCAAATTGTTGTTCAGTGCGCGAATCATTCCTTATCGTGGTTCCTGGTTGGATTTCGAATTCGATCCGAAAGACTGCGTTTTTGCCCGAATTGACCGTCGCCGAAAGCTGCCAGCCACGATTGTTTTGCGTGCGTTGGGTTATGAGACTAGCGACATTCTGGAAAATTTCTTTGAAACGCACAAGATTTCTCTCTCGAAGACCAAAATCGAGATGGAACTGGTGCCTGAGCGCCTGCGTGGTGAAACCGCAGCGTTTGATATCAAAGCTGGTAAAGAAGTGGTTGTTGAAACCGGACGTCCGATTTCAGCCAGACACGTTCGTGTACTGGAGCAAGCCAACATCAAGAAGCTGGAGATTCCGGCTGACTACCTGGTGGGCAAGATCCTCTTCCACGACATCGTCGATCCTGAAACTGGCGAATTGCTGGCTGAAGCCAATGCTGAGCTGACTGCAGAACTTGTTGAGCAGATTCATGACGCTGGTATCAAGAAGATTGAAGTCCTGTATGTAAACGACCTTGATCGAGGACCGTTTATTTCCAACACATTGCGCATCGATCCAACGCGCACTCAGTTGGAAGCTCAGGTAGAAATCTATCGCATGATGCGTCCTGGCGAGCCACCTACCAAGGAAGCTGCACAGAACCTGTTCAATAACCTGTTTTTCGAGCCAGATCGTTACGATCTGTCGCCTGTTGGTCGCATGAAGTTCAATCGTCGTCTCATGCGCGAAGAGACAACGGGACCAGGTACGCTGGACAAGGAAGACATCCAGGCTGTCATGCAGGTGTTGATTGATATCCGTAACGGTAACGGTACGGTTGATGACATTGACCATTTGGGTAATCGTCGTATCCGTAGTGTGGGCGAGATGGCTGAAAACGTCTTTCGCGTGGGTCTTGTTCGTGTTGAACGAGCAGTACGTGAACGTTTGGGTATGGTTGAGTCTGAAGGTCTCATGCCTCAGGACATCATCAACGCCAAGCCGGTTGCTGCCGCAGTCAAGGAATTTTTCGGATCCAGCCAGTTGTCGCAGTTCATGGATCAGAACAATCCTCTGTCAGAAGTCACGCACAAGCGTCGTATTTCTGCATTAGGCCCCGGTGGTCTGACGCGTGAACGTGCAGGTTTTGAAGTTCGTGACGTACACCCGACTCACTATGGTCGTGTTTGTCCTATCGAAACACCAGAGGGGCCGAATATCGGTCTTATCAACTCTCTGGCGGTTTATGCCCGAACCAATAACTTTGGATTTCTCGAAACTCCTTACGTCAAGATTGTTAACGGCAAGGCGACTGACAAGATTGAATACCTGTCGGCGATCGAAGAAGGCAACTACATCATTGCTCAGGCGAACACGGAGCTGGATGCGGAAGGCAAACTGATCAGTGATCTGGTTTCTGTACGTACCAACAATGAATTCACCATGTCACGACCTGAACAGGTTGAGTTCATGGACGTTTCTCCAAAGCAGATCGTATCTGTTGCGGCGGCACTGATTCCATTCCTCGAGCACGATGATGCTAACCGCGCTCTCATGGGTTCGAACATGCAACGTCAGGCTGTACCGACATTGCGTGCCGAAAAGCCATTGGTTGGTACCGGTATCGAACGTATCGTTGCTGTCGATTCAGGCTCTGCTGTTGTTGCCAAGCGTGGTGGCAAGGTAGATTCGGTTGATGCGGCTCGAATCGTTGTCCGGGTACATGATGCAGAAGCAGAAACAGGCGCCGGTGGTGTCGATATCTACACTCTGACCAAGTACACGCGTTCAAACCAGAACACCTGCATCAATCAACGTCCGTTGGTTCGCCCGGGTGATCAGATTGAACGTGGTGATGTGCTGGCAGATGGTCCATCTACCGACATGGGTGAGCTGGCCTTGGGTCAGAACATGCTGGTCGCGTTCATGCCTTGGAACGGTTACAACTACGAGGATTCCATCCTCATCTCCGAGCGTGTTGTTCAGGAAGATCGATTCACAACGATTCATATCGAAGAATTGACCTCTGTTGCACGTGATACCAAGCTTGGGCCTGAAGATATTACAGCTGATATTCCTAACGTCAGCGAAGGTCTGCTGTCGAAGCTGGATGAGTCGGGCATTGTGTACGTTGGTGCTGAAGTGAAGCCGAACGACATTCTGGTTGGCAAGGTGACACCGAAGGGTGAAACACAGCTGACTCCAGAAGAGAAGCTTCTGAGAGCCATCTTTGGTGAGAAGGCGTCTGATGTAAAAGACACTTCCTTGCGCGTACCACCAGGTATGGACGGAACTGTAATCGATGTCCGCGTATTTACTCGCGACGGTGTCGACAAGGACATGCGTGCTCAACAGATCGAGCGTGAAGGCCTGAAGCAGGTTCGCAATGATATTGATGACGAAACTCGAATCATCGAGAACGACATCTACGAACGTATCGAAAAGCTGATTGTCGACAAAGAAGTGGATAAAGGACCGGAAGGCTTGAAGTCTGGTGACAGAATCACATCCGAGTACTTGCAAAACCTTGAACGCGACAAGTGGTTCCAGATCTCCATGCGAGATGAGGAACTGAATGTTCAGCTCGAAAAGATCGGACAAAGCATTGCGGATCATCGTGAAGCCTTTGAACAGCGCTTCCTGGAGCAGAAGGAAAAAATCACTTCTGGTGATGATCTGGCTCCGGGTGTTCTGAAAATGGTCAAGGTCTACCTTGCGGTCAAGCGTCGTCTGCAACCAGGCGACAAGATGGCGGGTCGACATGGCAACAAGGGTGTTATCTCCATGATCGTACCTACCGAAGACATGCCTTATTCGGCTGACGGTGCACCGGTTGATATCTGCTTGAACCCATTGGGCGTGCCTTCGCGCATGAACGTTGGACAGGTACTTGAAATGCATCTGGGCTGGGCTGCCAAAGGTCTGGGACACAAGATCAATCGCATGATCAAGGCGCAACAAGCGGTTTCAGATCTTCGAGAGTTTCTCGAGAAGATTTATAACCACGAAGGTGCTTCACAACATGTGGACATTGCGAGTCTGACTGACGAAGAAATCAAGGAGCTGGCTAACAACCTGGTCCGTGGTGTACCGATGGCAACACCAGTATTCGATGGTGCTTCCGAGAAGGAAATTCGCCAGATGCTGGCTTTGGCAGATTTGCCAGAATCAGGGCAGGCGCATTTGTTCGATGGCCGTACTGGCGATAGCTTCGAACGTCCTGTTTCTGTTGGTTATATGCACATGCTCAAACTGAACCATCTGGTTGATGACAAGATGCATGCTCGTTCAACAGGTCCGTACAGTCTCGTTACTCAGCAGCCGCTGGGTGGTAAGGCTCAATTTGGTGGTCAGCGCTTTGGTGAGATGGAAGTCTGGGCACTGGAAGCATACGGCGCGGCATACACATTGCGCGAAATGCTGACGGTCAAGTCTGATGATGTGAAAGGTCGAAACACGATGTACAAGAACATTGTCGACGGCGATCACAGAATGGATGCAGGCATGCCTGAGTCTTTCAACGTGCTGCTTAAGGAAATTCGCTCGCTCGGTATCAATATCGAACTCGAGCAGGATCACTAA
- a CDS encoding FliI/YscN family ATPase, which produces MSGEPYGTVPSSLADRIHQRREELTAVELPVEGRLSTLRGLTLEAEGCQVEIGSRCLIETTSGKEVEAQVVGFNRSRTLLMPTGSVAGLRSQARVKPVPGQASAPCGDELLGRVIDARGRPIDGLGPLKTTHSTPLMGHPINPLDRAGIHEAFDVGVRSINGLLTLGRGQRVGLFAGSGVGKSALLGMITRHSEADVTVIGLIGERGREVNDFVRETLGRKGMERAIVVAVPADQPPLLRLHGAMLATAIAESFRDRGQQVLLLVDSLTRFAQAQREIGLATGEPPTSKGYPPSAFAMLPQLVERAGNMAHGGSITAIYTVLAEGDDQNDPIVDAARAVLDGHIVLTRALSDAAHYPAIDIGASVSRTRSAVNTPEQEQLIRRCLQLSASYRSQEDMIRVGLYQSGSDPLLDKAVAFWPRLQAFLQQPATSGVGISAARAQLADILQSQ; this is translated from the coding sequence ATGAGTGGAGAGCCATACGGCACTGTTCCCTCGTCTCTGGCAGACCGCATACATCAGCGTCGCGAAGAACTGACGGCGGTAGAGTTACCGGTAGAAGGACGACTCAGTACGTTACGTGGGCTGACACTCGAAGCAGAAGGTTGCCAGGTCGAGATCGGTTCACGTTGTCTGATCGAAACGACCAGTGGTAAGGAGGTGGAAGCACAGGTGGTTGGCTTCAATCGCAGCCGAACCTTGCTCATGCCTACAGGCTCCGTGGCGGGTCTGCGATCACAAGCCCGAGTCAAGCCGGTGCCAGGGCAAGCGTCGGCACCGTGTGGTGACGAATTGCTGGGACGGGTAATTGATGCACGCGGCCGACCCATCGACGGTCTGGGCCCGCTGAAAACCACACATTCAACTCCCCTGATGGGACATCCCATCAACCCTCTGGATCGTGCCGGAATTCATGAAGCCTTTGATGTTGGTGTACGCTCTATCAATGGTTTGCTCACTTTGGGACGAGGTCAGCGAGTAGGGTTATTCGCGGGTTCAGGAGTTGGCAAGAGCGCCTTGCTGGGAATGATCACACGGCATTCAGAAGCGGATGTAACAGTAATCGGACTGATCGGTGAGCGTGGCCGTGAAGTCAATGATTTTGTCCGTGAAACTCTGGGTCGCAAGGGTATGGAGCGCGCCATCGTCGTGGCCGTACCTGCCGATCAACCACCCTTGCTACGTTTGCATGGTGCCATGCTGGCGACAGCCATAGCCGAGAGCTTTCGGGATCGTGGGCAACAAGTACTGCTGCTGGTTGACTCGCTCACACGTTTTGCTCAGGCACAGCGGGAGATTGGATTGGCAACAGGAGAGCCTCCTACCAGTAAAGGTTATCCGCCTTCGGCGTTTGCCATGTTACCGCAGCTGGTAGAAAGAGCTGGCAACATGGCTCATGGTGGTTCCATAACGGCAATCTATACGGTGCTGGCAGAAGGTGATGATCAGAACGACCCTATCGTTGATGCGGCTAGAGCGGTGCTTGATGGTCATATCGTTTTGACACGTGCATTGTCGGATGCGGCACACTATCCGGCTATCGATATAGGAGCTTCAGTAAGCAGGACTCGCTCGGCTGTGAATACGCCAGAGCAAGAACAGTTGATTCGCCGTTGCTTGCAGCTTTCGGCCTCCTATCGCTCCCAGGAAGACATGATACGTGTCGGACTCTATCAGTCAGGTAGCGATCCTTTACTGGACAAGGCGGTAGCGTTCTGGCCTCGTTTACAGGCCTTTCTGCAACAGCCTGCTACCAGCGGTGTGGGTATTTCCGCCGCTCGCGCCCAATTGGCGGATATTCTTCAGTCTCAATAG
- the fliF gene encoding flagellar basal-body MS-ring/collar protein FliF, whose product MSDANIINAQAQGTPLAANLMRSLAAPQLGALLVVATALTLGIGLIIWTMKPVFVPVGGQGGREDALQIIEHLTASQVEYKLDASTGLVLVPQDQAAQVQMSLAASGLNSGDRSQGLELLQEEPSLGTSHFTESARYQHALETELSRTISSMRNVDSARVHLAIPKQSVFIRDRADASASIMIKAKPGRSIEDEQVHAVINLVASSIPYLESGQVTVVDQWGRLLSTGDDSTDGATRDQYQYARKLEKLYSERIESLLTPIVGAGRIRAIVTADVDFTTNEQTQESYEPDAQQLRSEQVDTQVNRDGAGGAGGIPGALTNQPPGNGTVDPGLAEAGEAGANGIQNETSSAVRNYELDRTITHVRQAPGSIQRISAAVIIDDRLDLNEAGEPVRTPLTEDELAEYTRLAQEAVGFSEERGDSVVVFNRAFKPVEEILPIEPLPIWQQSWLWTMVRQVLIGLSVLLLVLLVLRPAVKRLVPVVDKQALAALQANQDNGALALHDPDNATETASKSGSKEALEPPSVIYGDILNMARAMAAEDPKRVAKVVKDWVAEQ is encoded by the coding sequence ATGAGTGACGCGAACATAATCAATGCCCAGGCACAGGGAACACCCCTGGCGGCTAACCTGATGAGGAGCCTGGCAGCCCCACAGCTGGGTGCCTTGCTGGTAGTGGCTACCGCGTTAACTCTCGGTATAGGATTGATCATCTGGACGATGAAGCCGGTGTTCGTACCTGTAGGCGGGCAGGGTGGGCGAGAAGATGCCCTGCAGATCATCGAGCATCTGACAGCATCACAAGTCGAGTACAAGCTGGATGCTTCAACAGGCCTGGTACTCGTCCCTCAAGATCAGGCTGCCCAGGTTCAAATGAGCCTGGCGGCCAGTGGTCTGAACTCTGGAGACAGATCCCAGGGGCTGGAGCTTCTGCAAGAGGAGCCTTCGCTGGGAACAAGTCATTTCACAGAATCGGCACGTTACCAACACGCTCTGGAAACTGAATTGAGTCGTACTATCAGTAGCATGCGCAACGTAGACTCTGCTCGTGTTCATCTGGCCATTCCCAAGCAATCGGTATTCATTCGTGACCGGGCAGATGCATCTGCTTCCATCATGATCAAGGCGAAGCCAGGGCGCAGTATTGAAGATGAGCAGGTCCATGCGGTTATCAACCTGGTAGCGTCCAGCATTCCTTATCTGGAAAGCGGTCAGGTGACCGTGGTCGACCAATGGGGTCGGTTGCTGTCAACGGGGGACGATTCAACCGATGGCGCCACACGCGACCAATATCAGTATGCCCGCAAGCTGGAGAAACTGTATTCGGAGCGAATAGAATCTCTGTTAACACCGATAGTTGGTGCTGGGCGTATCAGGGCCATCGTCACTGCGGATGTGGATTTCACCACCAATGAGCAGACGCAGGAAAGTTACGAGCCGGATGCACAGCAACTGCGTAGTGAGCAGGTAGATACTCAGGTGAATCGCGATGGGGCCGGCGGTGCAGGGGGAATTCCTGGTGCATTGACCAACCAGCCTCCAGGGAACGGCACTGTTGATCCTGGGTTGGCTGAGGCTGGAGAGGCTGGGGCTAATGGCATCCAGAACGAAACGTCCTCTGCAGTTCGCAACTACGAGTTGGACAGAACGATAACTCATGTACGCCAGGCGCCAGGCAGTATTCAGCGCATATCGGCAGCCGTGATCATCGATGACCGTCTGGACTTGAACGAGGCCGGTGAGCCGGTTCGTACGCCTTTGACAGAAGACGAGCTGGCTGAGTACACTCGATTAGCTCAGGAGGCGGTCGGTTTCAGTGAGGAACGTGGTGATAGCGTTGTCGTCTTCAATCGAGCTTTCAAGCCTGTAGAAGAGATATTACCAATCGAACCACTACCAATCTGGCAACAGAGCTGGCTTTGGACTATGGTTAGGCAGGTACTTATTGGACTATCGGTGTTGCTACTGGTACTGTTGGTTCTGAGGCCGGCTGTAAAGCGTCTGGTTCCCGTGGTCGACAAGCAGGCCCTGGCGGCGTTACAGGCCAACCAAGATAACGGAGCACTGGCATTGCATGACCCGGATAATGCGACTGAGACTGCGTCAAAGAGCGGGTCCAAAGAAGCACTGGAACCACCATCAGTCATCTACGGCGATATACTCAATATGGCGCGTGCTATGGCTGCCGAGGACCCCAAGCGAGTTGCGAAAGTTGTCAAGGATTGGGTTGCTGAGCAGTAA